GGCTAAGGTCGATGGTGGTTGGGCCGGGCAAACGAAAATTGCACGCCACAGCCTTTGAGACGACAACCATCCAAAGATTTCATTCCGCAAGTTGCAAGTTGATAATTCAAGAAGTATGGCATATTGGTATACAGCTAAGTATACATAATCACGAAGTGACTCAATAAATATCCAACAACAGTTATGTGGAAACCCAGCACAGATCAGGGGCAGGTCATTCAAGAACACGCTTACCAAAACATGACAAGACAAAAAGATGAAGAGGCCAGCAATCATATATTTCTCGATATTATAAAAAGAATACGATCATAACAATGAAGAGAGATTATAGTCGTGGTCCAAACAGAACGTGGAACACGAGGATGATGAAGCCAATTGAAAGGACTAATCGAAGGGGGGCATGGAATGTGCTTTGAGCCCCGCTACTGTCAGCGATTACGGATGATGGTGCTGATGCTGGGCACTCGAGCCCTTGTTTTCCTTCTCTGCATTCGGCAGCAAAAAGGCCAGGTGGGTACTTCCCGTAGAGGTTAATGTAGCTGAACATGGTCGAAGCGCAGTCATTCGTTAGGTCGTTTATGACATCAACATAAGGGCACGCAAACTCCTTGAATGCTCCACAACAGACGTTGGCAGGGTAAGTAGGTCCTTTACATTTGCCTGTGATGATCGTGTAGTTCAGGAACTCAAAATTCACTGGACAACCTGCAAAATTCATTGCAGAAAAATGAGATTCTAAATGCTATAGACTTGGATATGCGACACGATAATCAAATTAAAGAAACATGCAGGTTGAGCGAATCAGTGCAGAGATGAGGCTGGGGCATTATTTGCCCATATCTTTGTGATCATTTTTTGCCTTTTCATTAATATACGTATGCAGCATGAATGGTGGCTAGCTACAGCTAGTGCAGTATTGATAACATACATCTGTCAAAAGTAAAGTACTTTGCTGATAATGTTTCTAAAGAGCTCCCTCAAGGGGGTCATCAATTTGCGGAGTCCCCAGTTATGCTACAAGAACCAGATGATGAGAACAGCACAAACCTAGTCGTAACACCACGCTTTTCACACGCTTCCAGTTAaaggttttgttctttttccctttccatACTAGATCGAGGCTCTTCAATTTCatagatttgagaatttctTGCGGAGATAGAACAATAGTGGCCCAACTATAGCATTCTAAAATCCTCCCAAATCACAAATTGAACTTCCTAAGACAAAGTTCCATCTTTCCTACAATTCCATCGAGAGAGAGTGTAAGATAACCCTGAAGTAGAAGCTGGACAGACATCTGATTGGAATTTGATCTGCACTTCACCGAACTAAGTAGTCATTGAGCATAAAGGACACTGGACATATGCTAGAACTAACTTACCTAAGAGCTACAACTCTTGCATAATTCGAGTAACTAAACAAAACCATCAACCAGGGATCTTCTGCCACAATATCTCCACACCGGAAACAAATTTGGGACTCCAAGATCCCGAAATGGCCCGATGCATCAAAAAGCCCGGAAGAAATGACAATAAAGAAACGGGGTCGTGAAAGATCTTTACTTTGTTTAGCCTGAAGGAGATGCCGACCCGCAAGAGCCCGAGATTCGAACGTGTCATCTGCATCCACATatcaagaaaatagaaaatctcaGGATCACATTCACGGGTCCACCACGAGAGGATGAATTGGCGGGTTCTGGAGAAGAGGAGTCTCCAAATAAAGATACCTGAGATGGAGTTGGGCAAAGGAGCGGTTTTGGAGGCACATGCCGAAAGAATCAAGAAGAGGGCACACAGCATGCAGGGAGAGAACCCGTACGGCGCCATTGATTTCTGGGTTCTTGAGCTAAAAGTGCAGAGACCCAGAAAGCAAgagcgagagagggagggagggagaggaatCGGGTTTCTTTCTGCGGAGAAGCAAGCGGGTTTGTTCTTGCGTCGTCAATTTCTGCTTTACGCGGAAAGAAAAGGCGAGCGCAGGTTCAAGCAGCGCGTGGCAAAGCCATGTGGAACGTCAGCTGAAGTGGAGAGTTGAAGACAGCGTAACATTCGGTGGTGAGTTGGGTAGAGAGATGGACATTGACAAACAAGTCGTACGTGGGgaaggtgcagagagagagagagagagagaggggggggtgaCTTCAAGCTCGCGAACGTCACTTTCTTCTCTCACAGTCGCAGTTTCTTCTGTCCTCGCCATCGCCAGCTGTTGACCATTTTTTAATACCTAATTTAGTTTGAaccatttcttcttctgttttctgctaagttattatatttttagaaagCAATTCACTTCACCTCAAGAAAATATGACATAAatgattcataaactttaattcaacatgtaatattatttttaaaattttaatttattcaatataattcttgaacttttgattgatgttcaatttagtccgctaaaatttataaaaatgtccaatattatctctaaacttataatattaaacatcttcatataatttatagattaaattgaatacttatcaaaaatttaagaatcatattaaacatattaaaaatccaaaactgaTGTTGTACCTTAGATCAAATTTCGGTAACTATTTATGGAATTATCCCCTTGATTTAATACAATGAGTTCAAGAAATAGGTTCAAGTCCGGAAGGTAAAATTTCTTTCGAGTTGCAGTCCCCATCCCTGCAACTGCCCCCGCTGATTCCGGTCCCCCTTTGTCACCCTGCTCAAGACTTCACCTGCTTTTCAGTAATTAAAAGGTTTTCCATGCTTTGCTTAAATGAAGAGAGGACGTAGTCAGATCCTGCGGCGGATTATTGACAATCGTCCGCACGAGCACTAGTTTTATTCTTTGACCAAGTAAAGAGAACAAGACAGCTATAAATTTGACGTTTTGCCAAACAATACGAGGCTCGTCAATCTTAAATCATGTCCTGGAATTTCGCAGTTTGACAAGTTAGCCTTGCAACAATCTTAAATCTGACTCTGCTTCAACTTTGATCCGTGGCACCATCCTGCTAAAGCACAAATCCAtgtgcaaaataattaaatgccGCTGCTGATATGCTTGATATGTTACTCCAACGTTGCAAAGACTTTGCAGAGATTTTCGGGCGGGGAAGATCTCATCGAGAGACCATTTCATGAtgatttgacaaaatttcaaaagcaaTCCCTCCATATCAAAAGGGACTGCAATTTACTTTACTATCAGTGTCTCCCACTTTTCTCTTCCATCCCATTAAAAATTCACCGACTATACAATGCTCCCGATATACAATGGCCACCAACATCGTGCCGTGcaacaaaaagaatttcttcAGGCGTTTCTTTCTTCCA
The window above is part of the Eucalyptus grandis isolate ANBG69807.140 chromosome 6, ASM1654582v1, whole genome shotgun sequence genome. Proteins encoded here:
- the LOC104449075 gene encoding GPI-anchored protein LLG1 yields the protein MAPYGFSPCMLCALFLILSACASKTAPLPNSISDDTFESRALAGRHLLQAKQSCPVNFEFLNYTIITGKCKGPTYPANVCCGAFKEFACPYVDVINDLTNDCASTMFSYINLYGKYPPGLFAAECREGKQGLECPASAPSSVIADSSGAQSTFHAPLRLVLSIGFIILVFHVLFGPRL